Within Aliivibrio fischeri, the genomic segment TTCCACTAGCCATACTTCATCACATGTATTTTCACCACGTTCATCGGTAAAAGTATGCATTGCTTTCCATACCGGTTCGTAATCTTGTCGACCAAGATTTTTAACCACTAGACGTTTGTTCAATTAGATCACACTAGGTTGAAAATTTGCCTAATGATAGCAAGGATAGAAGGGAAGGAATAGATAAGAAATGTAGGGGTATATCAAAAGATCAAAAAGGTAGGCAATATTATCAACTAATATTGCCTATCATTTTATTACAGAACCATACGAACGATTTCGATTTCCGCTAGTTCTTTATAAAGCGTTTCTACTTGCTCAATAGAGGTTGCTGTAATGCTTACAGATACTGAGTGGTAGTTACCTTTGCCACTTGGCTTTACTGCTGGTGTGTAATCGCCAGGAGCATGACGTTGGATTACTTCAAGAACAAGCTCAGGTAGCTCTTCATGAGCAAGGCCAACGGCTTTGTAAGTAAATTTACATGGGAATTCTAGAAGATCTTTTAGCTTTGGTTGCTCTTGCATAACCGTCTCCAATCGAGAGTGGATAATATATGTTGAGAATATTACTGTGACCTAGGTCAGATAACAAGTGTTAATCCAGTAAATTAAAAAAGGCAACCGAAGCTGCCTTTTATGTGTTTTAAGTTTAGCTGAATATTAGCTTAACCAGCCTTTAAACATTAGAACAATGTAATCGATAAGACGGCTAAAGATGCCACCTTCTTCAACATCATTTAGAGCTAATAGTGGGTATTCAGCAATGTCTTCACCATCGATTTGGTAGTAAAGCTTACCAACAACATCACCTTTGTAGATAGGTGCTTCAAGCGTTTTTTCTAATACAAAGCTTGCTGTCATTTTCTTAGCTTGGCCACGTGGTAAAGTAACATACGTGTCTTCTGCAACACCTAAAGCAACTTCGTCAGTGCTACCCATCCATACTTTTTCAGTTACGAATGTTTCATTAGCTTTATGTGGAGAAACAGTTTCAAAGAAACGGAAACCGTAATTCAGTAACTTTTTACTTTCAGCTTTACGCGCATTACCAGATTTAGTTCCCATAACAACGGCAACTAAACGCATTTTTCCTTCAGTTGCTGAACTTACTAGGTTAAAACCAGCACCGTTTGTATGGCCTGTTTTAATGCCATCAACGTTCATGCTTTTATCCCACAATAGACCATTTCGGTTGTATTGAGTGATACCGTTGTAAGTGAATGATTTTTCAGAATATACGCGATATTCTTCAGGTACATCTCGGATTAATGCTTGACCAATCAATGCCATATCATAAGGCGTTGAGTATAGGTCATCACGATCAAGACCATGAACGTTAGCAAAGTGTGTGTTTTTCAGATTTAATGTTTTTGCCCACGCGTTCATTAGGTCAACGAATGCATCTTCAGAGCCGGCTACGTGTTCAGCCATAGCAACACAAGCATCGTTACCTGATTGAATGATAATACCTTTATTAAGTTCACGAACTTTTACAGTACTACCCACTTCAATGAACATTTTTGATGAACCAGGGAAGTTTTTAGCCCAAGCATTTTTGCTGATAACTACATCGTCATCCATTGAAATGTTGCCACTTTCAATTTCTTGACCGATAACATAACTTGTCATCATTTTAGTTAAGCTTGCAGGGTTCATACGAACGTTCATATCTTTTTCAGCCAATACTTTGCCTGAATGATAGTCCATTAATACGTAGCCTTTAGCTGCGATTTGCGGTGCATTTGGAATAACCGCAGGTGCTGCTACAGCAACGGTAGAGCCTAAAATAAAGCTCGATAAGATAAGTCGTTTTAACTGTTTCGCTGAATTTTTCATAATAATAACTTTGCACTGTGAGGTAGTGAAACTGCGTACATAATAGCAGATTTGAATATCATAACCAGATGTGTAATTAAATAACTGATTTTATATGAAAAGAAAGATAATAAAAATTCATCTGCTCTTTTTATGAGACATCCCTATCTTGTTGTTATCTAAAGACAATAAGATTCTGCATTAGTTCATTAATATTTACATCAATAAGAGATGCTGGATATTTACTTACAATATTTACTAAAGATTGACATTTCTGTTGATATTGTAATCTTTGAAATCATTATTTCTTCAATTCTTGGATGATAAACGCTGAAGTATATTGTCCATTTTTTGCTTCGATCAATGTTTTATCTGCTCTGTCTCTATCAATAAAAGGCCCTAAACGAACACGGTAAACATTGCCTGATTTTATAATGTTTGTTGGAGCATTAAATTGAGCTTCTAGTTTCTTTGCTATTTTATCCGCACTTTGCTCATTTTTAACGGCGACCATTTGGATATGATATTGATTCGGATCTATTGCGTGCCATTCTTGTGGGTTAGTCGGTTTAGCTACAGAAATATATTCAATTTTAACATTTGCTGTACCGGTTTTTAATACATCAAGTTTGGCGGCAGCTGCAAAACTTAAGTCTATGATTCGACCTTCATGAAAAGGTCCACGGTCATTGACTCGAACAATGGCTGTTTTTCCATTGTCTTTGTTAGTTACTTTTACATAACTTGGAAGTGGCAGTGTTTTATGAGCAGCACTCATTGAATACATATCATACACTTCGCCATTTGATGTTTTATGGCCGTGAAATTTTTTACCATACCAAGAACTTATTCCTTCTTGAGTAAACCCTTTGGGTTCTTTCACTATCGGGTAATCTTTGCCTAATAAGGTGTAATCTTTATTGCCATACAAACTTTTTGGCTCATAGCGAGGGTGAGCATCTTCGATATGTTCAACTGAAATTGGCATATCAGGTGCAATATCATTATCTATTTGATAACGACCAGCATTTGGTTCATCACTAGAGTTTTTTGGTGGCTCAGAAGCACAACCTGCTAATATAAGAGATACGACAAGTAGAAGTATGCGCATTAATTTGCCTTTGAGTGAATTTTTCTATGAGTGTGGATTGACATTAGAATACCAAAACCTGCCATTAGGGTAACCATGGATGTTCCGCCGTAACTAACTAATGGAAGAGGGACACCAACAACTGGAAGAATACCACTTACCATGCCAATGTTTACAAAAATATAAACAAAGAAGCTTAGTACAATACTTCCTCCCATCATTCGTCCAAATGCAGTTTGTGCTTGGCTTGCTAAGAATAAACCACGACCAATAATAAATAGGTAAAGTGTAAGCAAAGCGATAACACCAATAAGTCCCCATTCTTCAGCAATCACTGCAAAAATGAAATCGGTATGTCGCTCTGGTATGAATTCGAGTTGAGATTGGGTTCCGTGTAACCATCCTTTTCCTAATAGGCCGCCAGAACCAATAGCTATCTTGGATTGAATAATATGATAACCAGCACCAAGTGGATCGGATTCAGGGTTAAATAATGTTTGAACACGAACTTTTTGATAAGGTCGCATCAAGAAGAACCATAAAATAGGGATAAAAGCGCCAACGGCAACTGCTGCTGCTGTGATTATTTTCCAACTGATACCTGCTAGAAAAATAACGAAGATACCCGATGCTGCAATCAGTATAGAAGTGCCTAGATCTGGTTGTTTAGCAATCATAATGGTCGGAACAAAGACCATTAATAGAGCAAAAAATAGAGTTCTAACGGTTGGCGGTAATGGTTTATTGCCGATATAACGAGCCACCATTAATGGTACGGCTAATTTGATAAGTTCTGATGGTTGAAATCGAACAAAGCCGAAGTTCAACCATCGTTGAGCGCCTTTTGACGCCTCTCCAAAAAGGAGAACCCCTAATAATAGGAAAATTCCTATAGTGAAAACATAGGGAGCTGCGGCTTCGTAGGCTCTTGGTGATATTTGTGCAAGAAAGAACATGACACCCAAAGAAAGCAACATTCTCATTGCTTGCTTATCCATCATCAATAAGCTTTGACCACTAGCGCTATACATAATAACTAAGGCACATGCCATCAATAATAAAATGCCTAGCAATAGTGGTAAATCTAAATGGATACGATGAAAAAAGTCGCGATTCTTTCCTGATGCAATATCAACTCTCATTACTTCTTAGCTGCCTCTTCCGTTTTCGGTAGTAATACATAATCGAAGACGTGACGAGCTATTGGACCACCTTGGCTAGAGCCACCACCACCATTCTCTAATACAAGAGAAATAATAACTTTTGGATCTTTTGCTGGTGCAAAACCGGTAAATAAAGCGTGGTCACGCAAATGCTCTGCAATTTCATCAGCATTATATTCTTCATCTTCTTTTAGACCGAATACTTGCGATGTACCTGATTTACCAGCACTCACATAAGGCGTGCCTGCAAAAGCTCTTCTTGCTGTACCTTTACGTCCATTATTTACTAGAATCATGCCATCAATAGCTAATTGCCAGTAACTGTCTTTTACCCCTTCAATTGGTGGGTAAGGCTCTGGTTCATAAGGCACTTCTTTATTATTTTCAATAATGCCTTTTAATAAATGTGGCGCTTGAACCTTACCATGGTTGGTTAATACAGCAGTTGCTTTTGCAAGCTGCATTGGCGTTGCTGTCCAATAGCCTTGACCAATACCTACAGGGATAGTATCCCCTTGGTACCATGGGGTACGAAAACGAGCAACTTTCCATTCTCGAGTAGGCATATTCGCTTTGCTTTCTTCACGAATATCAATACCGGTGTAATCACCAAAACCAAACTTCATCATCCACGTTGATAGCCTATCAATGCCCATATCATAGGCGATTTGATAGAAGAAGGTATCAACAGACTCTTCAATAGATTGTTTTAAGTTAACTGTACCGTGACCCCAGCGCTTCCAGTCTCTAAATGGTTTAGTCTTAGAGTTAGGTATGCGCCAATAACCCGGGTCATCACGAGTTGTTTCTGTCGTAACAATTTTCTCTTTTAATGCTGCAACAGCAATAAATGGTTTTACGGTTGATGCTGGCGGATAGATACCTAATGTGCTTCTGTTAACTAATGGACGATCAGGATCATTTAATAGAGCGCTGTAATTTTTACTTGAAATACCATGTACAAATAAGTTTGGATCATAGCTTGGGCTTGAAACCATAGCTAAAACTGCACTGGTTTTAGGGTCAAGTACAATGGCAGAACCTCTGCGTCCATCCAGTTGTTTTTCAACAAACTTTTGAAGTTTTATATCAAGGTTTAATACGATGTCTTTACCAGGGATTGGTGGTACGTATTTTAACGTTCGAATTACTCGGCCTCGGCTATTAACTTCAACTTCTTGATAGCCTGCGGTTCCATGAAGAATATCTTCATAAAAGCGTTCAATACCTAATTTACCAATATCACGAGTTGCTTGATAATTTGCGTCTTTTTCTTCACGTGCTAAACGAGCCAAATCACGATCGTTAATTTTAGCTACATAACCAAGTACATGAGTGAGTGTTTTTCCGTAAGGATAAAAGCGCTTTAAGTAGGCTTTTATTTCAACCCTTGGAATTTATGCTGATTTACAGAAAATATCGCTACCTGTTCTTGCGTTAGTTGGGTAAGAAGAGGGACGGATTTAAAACGACGAGTTCGGCGACGTTCTTTCTGAAAGTCATCAATATTATCTTGTGTTATTGGTAAGATAGTTTGTAATTCTGTAAACAAGAGAGAAAGATCTGACACTTTGTCAGGGGTGACTTCTAAATTAAAAACAGGGCGATTTTCCGCTAATGGATTTCCGTTTCTATCAAAGATTAATCCTCGGTTTGGTGCGATAGGGACTATCTTAATACGGTTATCATTTGAGCGTGTTTTATAATCTTGAAATTCATTGATTTGAATGTTGTACAAGTTAGTCAAAAGCAGACCAATAAGTACAATGATCCCTGAAAACGAGATAATTGCACGTGATGCAAATAATCTCGTTTCAGCGTGATAGTCACGGATCTGTGTGCGTTTGCGCTTAATCAACTCTTATTCTCTATGGTAAGGATGATTTGCCGTAATACTCCATGCTCGATATAGGCTTTCAGCCATGACAACTCGAACCAGAGGGTGAGGGAGGGTTAGTGGTGATAAAGACCAGCTTTGATCGGCCGCTGCCTTACATGAAGGAGCCAAACCTTCAGGGCCACCTATTAAAATAGATACATCACGAGCGTCTAATTTCCAAGCTTCCAGTTGTTCTGCTAATTGCTCTGTATCCCAGCGTTTTCCAGGAATATCAAGGGTTACGATACGGTTGCCTTTAGGAACAGCAGCAAGCATTGCTTCACCTTCTTTTTGAAGGATTCGAGCTATGTCGGCATTTTTACCACGTTTTCCTGCTGTGATTTCTACGAGTTCAAGAGGCATATCTTTAGGGAAGCGTCGGCTGTATTCTTTGTAGCCTTCTTCAACCCATTTAGGCATTTTAGTTCCAACAGCGATTAACTGAATTTTCATGGAGTTAGCTCCACAGTTTTTCTAGTTGGTATAACTCACGGTGTTCTTCTTGTAGGATATGAACCATAACATTTCCCATATCGACAACAACCCATTCGCCTTCTGCTTCACCATCAATCCCATAAGGCATTAGGCCAGCTTCTTTTGCTTTGTCTGATACATTTGATGCAATAGAGCTTACATGACGCTTAGATGTTCCTGTACATACGATCATAAAATCGGTAATGCTTGATTTACCACGAACATCAAGAGTTGTTATGTTTTCAGCTTTCATATCATCAACGTTGTTGAATAGAAAATCATGGAGTTCTTTATCTTGCAAAGTCATCACCTAGAAATGGGTTATTTATAATGAAGTATATCAGTGAACGCCGCTTAATGAGAGACGTTCGATGTCACCGAAATGTGAATATTGCACATATCTAGCGTTAGTTGGCTAAGTTGTGGCCAGCAATCACTGTCATAGTCTGTTTTTGTCGCTATTTCGATCTGTGCAAGTAAGCGAATTAATTGTTTTATTTGAGTTATTGATAAGCGCTGTAAAGCTGCTTGATATAGTGCTCGGCGGTTTTGCCATACTTTATATCGATCAAAAACAGTAAACATTGCTTCGCCTTGAGATAGCGAATATTGGAATGTTTGTAGTAACAGTAGCTCTTTTTGCAATGTGCGCAGAAGAATGATGACTTCTGTTCCTTCACTTTCAAGTTGACGAAGAATGCGTTGTGCACGTTTGGCTTGACCTGATAATAACGTGTCGACTAATTGAAACGGCGTAAAATGATTGTTTCTATTTAAGGCTTCTTCTATTCGAATTAACGTTAGTAAGCCATCAGGATATAAAAGGGCTAATTTATCTAGGCTTTGAGCAAGTGCTAATAAATTGCCTTCGTGCCATTGGGCAAGCATTTGAATCGCTTCTGCATCAGGTTTTAGCTTTAACTTTTTACAACGTTGTTGGATAAAACGAGGTAACTGCTGATTGTCAGGTGTATTACATGGAATAAATAAACCTAACTGCGTTAACGCCTTAAACCACTGGGTGTTTTCTTGAGCTTTATTAACTCTTGGGCCTTGTAACAATAAAATTATATCGTCATGCAGTGTTGGTACGAGTTCTTTTAGCTTGCTTGTATGTGCGGTTGTCATTCCAGTATCAGGAATGGTTAGCTCTATTATTTGTCTAGATGAAAAAAGGCTTAACGCTTGAGTACAATCAAATACGTTATTCCAATCTAACTGCTTATCCAGTGTAAATTGGTGCTTTTCTTCAAAACCTTGAGCAAATGCCGCCTGGCGAATTGCATCAAGGCTTTCTTGTTTTAACAGAGGCTCATTACCAAACAGCAAATAGCATTGACGTAGCCCACGTTCTAAGTTTTGAGCTAATTGTTCAGGGAATACACGCATGATTATTGAGTTGTTTCAGCTGTAGTGCTCATTGATTTTATGACTTCTTTCGTTGTCACTTTACTTTCAGTTTCATCATCGTGCGTAATTACATCGCTTGTTTCCACTGGTGCATCATCTGCTTTTAAACGCGCCATTTGGCGTAAAATCTGCTCTGCTGCTTGAGTTCGCATCTCTTCTTCGATCATATCTCGTTCAACCGATTTTGCTAAGGCTGTTAGTGGGTTATCAAGATAATTACGGTTTACCGTTGTTGTATATGTTTTTAAATCATGGCCCGGAATTAAAACGCTATAGCGAACATTGTAAGTAAGTTCTTTTTCGGCCGCACGGCTGTTTTGATAAAGTGATAAAGTACGCTCATTTAGATTTTCACTGATTAAATCTAAACTTGGAGTCACCGTTGTTGGTGCCACCTGACGGATACCATTCATGCGAAGTTGCTTTTGAACATCACGAGTTAGTGAACTGTATTGGTCAAAACTTGTTAATGATATTTCATGAACTTCATCTGGTAATAAATAATCGCCACGTAGGTGAAACCCACAGGCTGAAGTCATTAATGAAAGAGTCAGAACGATTACCGTTCGAAGAGAAAATAGAGATAAAAGTCGTTTCACCGAGTAACTCCCTCAAGTGGTGATAAAAATGCTTATTTAATCACTTTATCGGCTCTCTTATGGATTGCATAAGACAAAATGGTTAAATAAGCACAAGCGGATAGCCGCTTATGCTTTAGTAGAAAAGTAATAAGAAAAATGGTTCAAATTACTTTTTTTATCGTTTCTTAGTTCGCAACGATGTTTAATAACTTACCAGGTACGTAGATAACTTTACGAATCGTTAAGCCATCTAGGAACTTCATTGCGTTTTCGTCTTTTAGACCCAGTTCACGTACATACTCTTCTGTTGCATCAGCTGCAACAACCAGTTTTGCACGAAGTTTACCGTTGATCATTACTACGATTGTTTTTTCATCTTCAACTAGTGCATTCTCATCGAATGTTGGCCATGTTGCAGAATCTAAATCTGATTCACCTAGTGCTTCCCACATTGCAAAACTTGCGTGTGGTGTCATTGGGTAAAGCATAGCAACAACCGCTTTTAGTGCTTCATCAAGAAGAGCACGATCTTGTGCTGATTCTTGAGGTGCTTTGTTTAGCTTGTTCATCAATTCCATAATAGCAGCGATTGCTGTATTGAATGTTTGACGACGGCCAATATCATCACTTACTTTTGCGATTGTTTTGTGAACGTCACGACGAAGTGCTTTTTGAACACCTGTTAGTGATGATGTATCTAGCGCTTCAGTTGTGCCTTTGTTTGTGTGCTCGTGAACCAGTTTCCATACACGTTTAAGGAAACGGTTTGCACCCTCAACGCCAGACTCTTGCCATTCAAGTGTCATGTCTGCTGGTGAAGCAAACATCATGAATAGACGAACGGTATCAGCACCGTATTTGTCTACCATTTCTTGTGGGTCGATACCGTTGTTTTTAGACTTAGACATTTTGATCATGCCTGAGTGTTCAACTTCACGACCTTGGTCATCAACGGCTTTCTCGATACGACCTTTACCATCACGCTCGATAGTTACATCCGTAGGAGCAACCCACTCTTTACCGCCTTTGTCGTTGGTGTAGTAGAATGCATCCGCAAGTACCATACCTTGACATAAAAGCTGCTTGAATGGTTCGTCAGAAGTAACATAACCCGCATCACGTAGAAGCTTATGGAAGAAGCGAGAATACAATAGGTGCATACAAGCGTGCTCGATACCACCAATGTATTGGTCTACTGGTAACCAGTAGTTTGCTTTTTCTGGATCTAGGATATCGTCAGCTTGTGGTGAACAGTAACGTGCATAGTACCAAGATGATTCCATAAAGGTATCGAACGTATCTGTTTCACGTAGAGCTGGCTCGCCGTTAAATGTTGTTTTAGCCCACTCTTTGTCTGCTTTAATTGGACTAGTAACGCCATCCATTACTACGTCTTCAGGAAGAATTACTGGTAATTGGTCAGCAGGTACTGGGTGAACTTCACCATCTTCAGTTGTTACCATTGGGATTGGAGCACCCCAGTAACGTTGACGAGATACACCCCAGTCACGTAGACGGAAGTTTACTGTTTTCTTACCTTTGCCTTCAGCTTCAAGTTTCGCTGCGATAGCATCGAATGCTTCTTGGAAAGCAAGACCGTCGAATTCACCTGAATCGAATAGAACACCTTTTTCAGTGTATGCTGCTTCAGATACATCTAAATTAGAACCATCTTCTGGTTTGATTACAGGGATAATATCTAGGCCGTATTTAGTTGCAAATTCAAAGTCACGTTGATCGTGAGCAGGAACCGCCATTACCGCACCTGTGCCGTAATCCATTAATACGAAGTTAGCAACAAATACTGGTACTTCACGACCATTTAATGGGTGAATAGCACGTAGACCAGTGTCCATGCCTTTCTTTTCCATTGTTGCTAATTCTGCTTCAGCAACTTTAGTGTTGCGGCACTCTTCAACAAAAGCGGCTAACTCAGGGTTATTTTGAGATGCTTTCTCTGCAAGAGGGTGACCAGCTGCAATACCAACGTAAGTTACGCCCATTAGCGTATCAGGACGTGTAGTATATACTTCTAAAGGAGAGGTTTCGCCATTAACAGCAAATGAAAGTTCAACACCTTCAGAGCGGCCAATCCAGTTACGTTGCATGGTTTTAACCATTTCAGGCCAACCATCAAGGTTATCTAGATCATCAAGAAGCTCTTGTGCGTATTCAGTAATTTTAATGAACCACTGTGGAATTTTCTTTTGTTCAACAGGGGTATCACAACGCCAACAACAACCATCTTCAACTTGTTCGTTAGCCAGAACCGTTTGGTCATTAGGACACCAGTTTACAGAAGAGGTTTTCTTGTAAACTAGACCTTTGTTGTACAGTTTTGTGAAGAACTCTTGTTCCCAACGGTAGTACTCAGGAGTACATGTTGCAAATTCACGGTTCCAGTCGTAACCAAAGCCTAATAGCTTAAGTTGGTTCTTCATGTACTCGATATTTTCATAAGTCCAAGGTGCTGGAGCGGTTTTATTTTTAACAGCCGCATTTTCAGCAGGAAGACCAAACGCATCCCAAC encodes:
- the rsfS gene encoding ribosome silencing factor, yielding MQDKELHDFLFNNVDDMKAENITTLDVRGKSSITDFMIVCTGTSKRHVSSIASNVSDKAKEAGLMPYGIDGEAEGEWVVVDMGNVMVHILQEEHRELYQLEKLWS
- a CDS encoding serine hydrolase, producing the protein MKNSAKQLKRLILSSFILGSTVAVAAPAVIPNAPQIAAKGYVLMDYHSGKVLAEKDMNVRMNPASLTKMMTSYVIGQEIESGNISMDDDVVISKNAWAKNFPGSSKMFIEVGSTVKVRELNKGIIIQSGNDACVAMAEHVAGSEDAFVDLMNAWAKTLNLKNTHFANVHGLDRDDLYSTPYDMALIGQALIRDVPEEYRVYSEKSFTYNGITQYNRNGLLWDKSMNVDGIKTGHTNGAGFNLVSSATEGKMRLVAVVMGTKSGNARKAESKKLLNYGFRFFETVSPHKANETFVTEKVWMGSTDEVALGVAEDTYVTLPRGQAKKMTASFVLEKTLEAPIYKGDVVGKLYYQIDGEDIAEYPLLALNDVEEGGIFSRLIDYIVLMFKGWLS
- the ybeD gene encoding DUF493 family protein YbeD, translating into MQEQPKLKDLLEFPCKFTYKAVGLAHEELPELVLEVIQRHAPGDYTPAVKPSGKGNYHSVSVSITATSIEQVETLYKELAEIEIVRMVL
- the rodA gene encoding rod shape-determining protein RodA, producing MRVDIASGKNRDFFHRIHLDLPLLLGILLLMACALVIMYSASGQSLLMMDKQAMRMLLSLGVMFFLAQISPRAYEAAAPYVFTIGIFLLLGVLLFGEASKGAQRWLNFGFVRFQPSELIKLAVPLMVARYIGNKPLPPTVRTLFFALLMVFVPTIMIAKQPDLGTSILIAASGIFVIFLAGISWKIITAAAVAVGAFIPILWFFLMRPYQKVRVQTLFNPESDPLGAGYHIIQSKIAIGSGGLLGKGWLHGTQSQLEFIPERHTDFIFAVIAEEWGLIGVIALLTLYLFIIGRGLFLASQAQTAFGRMMGGSIVLSFFVYIFVNIGMVSGILPVVGVPLPLVSYGGTSMVTLMAGFGILMSIHTHRKIHSKAN
- a CDS encoding septal ring lytic transglycosylase RlpA family protein, giving the protein MRILLLVVSLILAGCASEPPKNSSDEPNAGRYQIDNDIAPDMPISVEHIEDAHPRYEPKSLYGNKDYTLLGKDYPIVKEPKGFTQEGISSWYGKKFHGHKTSNGEVYDMYSMSAAHKTLPLPSYVKVTNKDNGKTAIVRVNDRGPFHEGRIIDLSFAAAAKLDVLKTGTANVKIEYISVAKPTNPQEWHAIDPNQYHIQMVAVKNEQSADKIAKKLEAQFNAPTNIIKSGNVYRVRLGPFIDRDRADKTLIEAKNGQYTSAFIIQELKK
- the holA gene encoding DNA polymerase III subunit delta produces the protein MRVFPEQLAQNLERGLRQCYLLFGNEPLLKQESLDAIRQAAFAQGFEEKHQFTLDKQLDWNNVFDCTQALSLFSSRQIIELTIPDTGMTTAHTSKLKELVPTLHDDIILLLQGPRVNKAQENTQWFKALTQLGLFIPCNTPDNQQLPRFIQQRCKKLKLKPDAEAIQMLAQWHEGNLLALAQSLDKLALLYPDGLLTLIRIEEALNRNNHFTPFQLVDTLLSGQAKRAQRILRQLESEGTEVIILLRTLQKELLLLQTFQYSLSQGEAMFTVFDRYKVWQNRRALYQAALQRLSITQIKQLIRLLAQIEIATKTDYDSDCWPQLSQLTLDMCNIHISVTSNVSH
- the lptE gene encoding LPS assembly lipoprotein LptE; translation: MTSACGFHLRGDYLLPDEVHEISLTSFDQYSSLTRDVQKQLRMNGIRQVAPTTVTPSLDLISENLNERTLSLYQNSRAAEKELTYNVRYSVLIPGHDLKTYTTTVNRNYLDNPLTALAKSVERDMIEEEMRTQAAEQILRQMARLKADDAPVETSDVITHDDETESKVTTKEVIKSMSTTAETTQ
- the leuS gene encoding leucine--tRNA ligase; translation: MQEQYNPQDLEQKIQKHWDDNKTFVVTEDANKEKFYCLSMFPYPSGRLHMGHVRNYTIGDVVSRYQRLQGKNVMQPIGWDAFGLPAENAAVKNKTAPAPWTYENIEYMKNQLKLLGFGYDWNREFATCTPEYYRWEQEFFTKLYNKGLVYKKTSSVNWCPNDQTVLANEQVEDGCCWRCDTPVEQKKIPQWFIKITEYAQELLDDLDNLDGWPEMVKTMQRNWIGRSEGVELSFAVNGETSPLEVYTTRPDTLMGVTYVGIAAGHPLAEKASQNNPELAAFVEECRNTKVAEAELATMEKKGMDTGLRAIHPLNGREVPVFVANFVLMDYGTGAVMAVPAHDQRDFEFATKYGLDIIPVIKPEDGSNLDVSEAAYTEKGVLFDSGEFDGLAFQEAFDAIAAKLEAEGKGKKTVNFRLRDWGVSRQRYWGAPIPMVTTEDGEVHPVPADQLPVILPEDVVMDGVTSPIKADKEWAKTTFNGEPALRETDTFDTFMESSWYYARYCSPQADDILDPEKANYWLPVDQYIGGIEHACMHLLYSRFFHKLLRDAGYVTSDEPFKQLLCQGMVLADAFYYTNDKGGKEWVAPTDVTIERDGKGRIEKAVDDQGREVEHSGMIKMSKSKNNGIDPQEMVDKYGADTVRLFMMFASPADMTLEWQESGVEGANRFLKRVWKLVHEHTNKGTTEALDTSSLTGVQKALRRDVHKTIAKVSDDIGRRQTFNTAIAAIMELMNKLNKAPQESAQDRALLDEALKAVVAMLYPMTPHASFAMWEALGESDLDSATWPTFDENALVEDEKTIVVMINGKLRAKLVVAADATEEYVRELGLKDENAMKFLDGLTIRKVIYVPGKLLNIVAN
- the rlmH gene encoding 23S rRNA (pseudouridine(1915)-N(3))-methyltransferase RlmH; translation: MKIQLIAVGTKMPKWVEEGYKEYSRRFPKDMPLELVEITAGKRGKNADIARILQKEGEAMLAAVPKGNRIVTLDIPGKRWDTEQLAEQLEAWKLDARDVSILIGGPEGLAPSCKAAADQSWSLSPLTLPHPLVRVVMAESLYRAWSITANHPYHRE